The genomic segment TCGACGAACCGGCCTCCGCCAGTGATGACGCCAGGATGTTCTGACCTAAATCCACATTCAACCCACCAGAAGGCAGATTGATGCTGCAAGGCGAGGCCTTAATGTTGCCCGTGATGTTAAGTTGCGTATCAGCACCTGCCGGGGATGAAAGCGCCACAGCAGCCAGCCACAACATCAAGGCCGGCATTTTGGCCTTGTTGCTCACTTTGAACGTTGCTTCCTTAACCATTTCTTTTCCCTTACCCGTTTCGTCGCGGAATTACTCTATTTCAGCGCGTATCGTTGCTGTCGCATTGAATTCACCCGTCTCAGGCGTATTACCCGTGGTGTTAACCGGGAATAAATTAATTGCCGAGGTACCAATCTGCGCGGCGTAGTCCATGGTGAGCGGCAGACGTCCACTTAATGGCGCAACGGTAGCGCCTGCGGTATCCTGAATTTTGACGCCGACGTCGCTATTGGTGGTCGACAGTACGGTTGGATCGTTGGCATCCGGAGTTCCCTGGAATGAGAGACTGACCTTCACACCCTCCGAAATATTGGTACAGGCAACGTTAAAATTGACGTTTTTAGGCGTGAAGTTTTTCGCCATTTCACCCTTCGTGGCGATATCGCCTGACATAATGTCGCCGAACGGCACGGTGATTACGCCGCCGCCATTGATCTCGCAAGATTGCGGCACAGTAACCGACCCGCTCATCCAGACGGTGGACACCGGCACGGAAGACTGTGTTGACGCATCAGAGGCAAGATACACATCAACAACTTTGGTCAGCGGGATCGTCTGGACCCCAACAAACGGACGTTTGAAGTACAAAGATATCGAACCACGAGACCCGGTAGCGTACGGATATCGGGCGCAGTTAACCGCAGTGTTCAGGTTACTGACGCTGGTGAAGGGGGTTGCCTTGTTCGCGCCGTATCCGCCGGCGATATACACCTCACTCGCCACCGCCAGGTACTCGCTAATGCTGTAGTAATTAAGGTTACCGTCGGTATAGGCAAGCCCGGTATCCGGCACTTTTGCCGTGACGTAGGCGCCGGTGTACGTACCCGTACATGTACAGGTCACGTTGTAGTTACCACTCAAGTTCCACTGATA from the unidentified bacterial endosymbiont genome contains:
- a CDS encoding fimbrial protein, whose translation is MDMIDRMNMFFANITSRLSFGGKAALLCLALIGGMLSARAQASECAPTDGTKTYNFPMDYLLQDPTENTTGRIVNNAYQWNLSGNYNVTCTCTGTYTGAYVTAKVPDTGLAYTDGNLNYYSISEYLAVASEVYIAGGYGANKATPFTSVSNLNTAVNCARYPYATGSRGSISLYFKRPFVGVQTIPLTKVVDVYLASDASTQSSVPVSTVWMSGSVTVPQSCEINGGGVITVPFGDIMSGDIATKGEMAKNFTPKNVNFNVACTNISEGVKVSLSFQGTPDANDPTVLSTTNSDVGVKIQDTAGATVAPLSGRLPLTMDYAAQIGTSAINLFPVNTTGNTPETGEFNATATIRAEIE